Proteins encoded within one genomic window of Mesorhizobium sp. AR10:
- the fliF gene encoding flagellar basal-body MS-ring/collar protein FliF, with amino-acid sequence MPEQIQSIISNLQGFGVKRLAMLAGIAVLVMAVIGIASVYLNRPAYDTLYVGLERSDVNQIGLVLGEAGIGFDVGSDGTTVLVAAGTTAQARMLLAEKGLPTSANAGYELFDNVGSLGLTSFMQQITRVRALEGEIARTIQSIAGIKAARVHIVMSERANFRRDEQQPSASVVIRYSGIDAEKSAMSIRHLVAAAVPGLAADKVTVLDSNGNLLAAGDDPSNTSAARTLGVEQTVEAQIGDNIRRALTPYLGPDNFRASVKADVNTDTRQTEETIFDPESRVERSVQSVRANENNNQKQASTPASVEQNLPETQTTSTDGPQSSSQNDRKEEITNYEINSKKIATVSNGYSVTKMSIAVVVNQQRLLTILGKDATPEQIAKRVADIQKMVASATGLDEKRGDVIDVSAVEFIDGLDGEPIEQPGMLASIGTHVGTLINAGAFIVVVFLVAFFGLKPMAAALTAQATPALAGPSFDDVQRSLPTPEASAASEASAAPVGALPGARPGPTPLDDLRQKIRPAPQERLARMVDINEERTAQILRKWAAQEVAG; translated from the coding sequence GTGCCGGAACAGATCCAGAGCATCATTTCAAATCTCCAGGGATTTGGCGTCAAGCGCCTCGCTATGCTGGCTGGCATCGCCGTGTTGGTGATGGCCGTCATCGGCATCGCCTCGGTCTATCTCAACCGCCCGGCCTACGACACGCTCTATGTCGGGCTTGAACGCTCCGACGTGAACCAGATCGGCCTCGTGCTCGGCGAGGCCGGCATCGGCTTCGACGTTGGCTCCGACGGAACCACCGTGCTGGTGGCGGCCGGCACCACTGCGCAGGCACGCATGCTGCTCGCCGAAAAGGGCCTGCCGACCAGCGCCAATGCCGGCTATGAACTGTTCGACAATGTCGGCTCGCTTGGCCTGACATCCTTCATGCAGCAGATCACCCGAGTACGCGCGCTCGAAGGCGAGATCGCCCGCACCATCCAGTCGATCGCCGGCATCAAGGCGGCGCGTGTCCACATCGTCATGTCCGAACGCGCCAATTTTCGCCGCGACGAACAGCAACCCTCCGCCTCGGTCGTCATCCGCTATTCCGGCATCGACGCCGAAAAGAGCGCCATGTCGATCCGCCATCTCGTCGCCGCCGCCGTTCCCGGCCTTGCGGCCGACAAGGTCACCGTGCTCGATTCCAACGGCAATCTCCTGGCTGCCGGCGACGACCCTTCCAACACCAGCGCCGCCCGCACGCTCGGCGTCGAGCAGACCGTCGAGGCGCAGATCGGCGACAACATCCGCCGCGCCTTGACCCCCTACCTCGGCCCCGACAATTTCCGCGCCAGCGTCAAGGCCGACGTCAACACCGACACCCGCCAGACCGAAGAGACGATCTTCGATCCGGAGTCCCGCGTCGAGCGGTCGGTGCAGTCGGTGCGCGCCAACGAGAACAACAACCAGAAGCAGGCGTCGACGCCGGCCAGCGTCGAGCAGAACCTGCCCGAGACCCAGACCACCAGCACCGACGGTCCGCAATCCTCCTCCCAGAACGACCGCAAGGAGGAGATCACCAACTACGAGATCAATTCGAAGAAGATCGCTACCGTCTCCAACGGCTATTCCGTCACCAAGATGTCGATCGCCGTCGTCGTCAACCAGCAGCGCCTGCTGACCATCCTCGGCAAGGACGCCACGCCGGAGCAGATTGCCAAGCGCGTCGCCGACATCCAGAAGATGGTGGCGTCGGCCACCGGCCTTGACGAAAAGCGCGGCGACGTCATCGATGTCTCGGCGGTCGAGTTCATCGACGGACTGGACGGCGAGCCGATCGAGCAGCCGGGCATGCTCGCTTCGATCGGAACACATGTCGGCACCCTCATCAATGCAGGGGCGTTCATCGTCGTGGTGTTCCTGGTGGCCTTCTTCGGTCTCAAGCCGATGGCGGCCGCGCTGACGGCGCAGGCCACCCCCGCCCTTGCCGGCCCGAGCTTCGACGACGTCCAACGCTCGTTGCCGACGCCCGAAGCCAGCGCCGCTTCCGAAGCATCTGCCGCTCCCGTCGGCGCCTTGCCCGGCGCTCGGCCGGGCCCCACCCCGCTTGACGATCTGCGCCAGAAGATCAGGCCCGCACCGCAGGAGCGTCTCGCTCGCATGGTCGACATCAATGAGGAGCGCACCGCGCAGATCCTGCGCAAATGGGCTGCCCAGGAAGTCGCGGGATAG
- a CDS encoding flagellin, which produces MASIMTNASALTALQSLNATNKSLEQTQARISTGYRVSEAADNAAYWSIATTMRSDNQALSTVQDALGLGASKVDTAYTAMNKAIETINAIKVKIVAATGASDSDKSKIDVELKSLQAQLKSYADGATFSGSNYLSVNSTVASGSPSAGVAIDGKIVSAFNRNAAGTVTLATIDIKVDTIKLYDAAATTNTTKGILEGVRLGTTGLRDNTAVTPAANAAIAATDGYAISTLSVKGYSDAQIAQMLKVVDTALGEMTDAATVLGSDKKQIDLQKTFTQSLMDSIDRGVGQLVDADMNKESTRLQALQVQQQLGIQALSIANANAQQVLALFKS; this is translated from the coding sequence TTGGCCAGCATCATGACGAACGCTTCGGCGTTGACCGCGCTTCAGAGCCTCAACGCTACCAACAAGTCGCTCGAGCAGACACAAGCCCGCATCTCGACCGGCTACCGCGTCTCCGAAGCCGCCGACAATGCCGCCTACTGGTCGATCGCCACAACGATGCGTTCCGATAACCAGGCGCTGTCGACCGTGCAGGATGCGCTCGGTCTCGGCGCCTCGAAGGTCGACACCGCCTACACGGCGATGAACAAGGCGATCGAGACGATCAATGCCATCAAGGTCAAGATCGTTGCCGCCACCGGCGCCTCGGACTCCGACAAGAGCAAGATCGATGTCGAGCTCAAGTCGCTGCAGGCCCAGCTCAAGAGCTATGCCGATGGCGCCACCTTCTCGGGCTCCAACTACCTCTCGGTCAATTCCACCGTCGCTTCAGGCAGCCCATCGGCCGGCGTCGCTATTGACGGCAAGATCGTCTCCGCCTTCAATCGCAACGCGGCCGGCACAGTCACCCTGGCGACGATCGATATCAAGGTCGACACGATCAAGCTCTACGATGCGGCGGCCACGACCAACACCACCAAGGGAATCCTGGAAGGCGTCCGGCTGGGCACCACCGGTCTGCGCGACAACACCGCGGTCACGCCGGCTGCCAACGCCGCCATTGCCGCGACCGATGGCTACGCAATCTCCACGCTTTCGGTCAAAGGCTACAGCGACGCCCAGATCGCCCAGATGCTGAAGGTCGTCGACACGGCCCTTGGCGAGATGACCGACGCCGCCACGGTGCTCGGCTCCGACAAGAAGCAGATCGATCTGCAGAAGACGTTCACCCAGAGCCTGATGGACTCCATCGACCGCGGTGTCGGCCAACTCGTCGACGCCGACATGAACAAGGAATCGACCCGGCTGCAGGCACTGCAGGTCCAGCAGCAGCTCGGCATCCAGGCGCTCTCCATCGCCAATGCCAATGCCCAGCAGGTGCTTGCCCTGTTCAAGAGCTAG
- a CDS encoding flagellin, with product MSSIMTNTSALTALQSLNATNKSLEATQSRISTGYRVADASDNAAYWSIATTMRSDNQALSTVSDALGLGASKVDTAYTGMNKAIDTVNAIKVKLVAANGASAADKEKIDIEIKALQGQMKSYADSATFSGANWLSVDTTTGHTAAGTFDDVKIVSSFNRNAAGTVSLGTIDIKVQDIKLYDAFATATGLNDGILDATRLGTTGARQAAASAAVAGTDAATDTYTVSTLSVKGFSDAQITKQLGVVEAALKEMTTAATNLGASKTRIDGQKTFTSSLMDSIDRGVGQLVDADMNKESTRLQALQVQQQLGIQALSIANSSTQTILSLFRG from the coding sequence ATGTCCAGTATCATGACCAACACCTCTGCGCTTACCGCTCTGCAGAGCCTCAACGCCACCAACAAATCCCTCGAAGCAACCCAGTCGCGTATCTCGACGGGCTACCGCGTTGCCGACGCTTCGGACAACGCCGCTTACTGGTCGATCGCCACCACGATGCGCTCCGACAACCAGGCGCTGTCCACCGTTTCGGACGCCCTCGGCCTCGGCGCCTCGAAGGTCGACACCGCCTACACCGGCATGAACAAGGCCATCGACACCGTCAATGCGATCAAGGTCAAGCTGGTCGCCGCCAATGGTGCATCGGCTGCCGACAAGGAAAAGATCGACATCGAAATCAAGGCGTTGCAAGGTCAGATGAAGAGCTACGCTGACTCCGCAACCTTCTCCGGCGCCAACTGGCTCTCGGTCGATACAACCACTGGCCACACCGCCGCAGGCACTTTCGACGACGTCAAGATCGTGTCGTCCTTCAACCGCAACGCGGCCGGCACGGTCTCGCTCGGCACCATCGACATCAAGGTTCAGGACATCAAGCTGTACGACGCCTTCGCCACCGCCACCGGCCTGAACGACGGCATCCTTGACGCGACCCGCCTGGGCACCACCGGTGCCCGTCAGGCGGCGGCTTCTGCCGCGGTCGCCGGCACTGACGCCGCGACCGATACGTATACGGTGTCGACGCTCTCGGTGAAGGGCTTCAGCGACGCCCAGATCACCAAGCAGTTGGGCGTTGTCGAAGCCGCTCTCAAGGAAATGACGACCGCCGCGACCAACCTCGGCGCGTCCAAGACCCGCATCGACGGCCAGAAGACCTTCACCTCGAGCCTGATGGACTCCATCGATCGCGGTGTCGGCCAGCTCGTCGACGCCGACATGAACAAGGAATCGACCCGCCTCCAGGCGCTGCAGGTCCAGCAGCAGCTCGGCATCCAGGCGCTGTCGATCGCCAACAGCTCGACGCAGACGATCCTGTCGCTCTTCCGCGGCTAA
- the fliP gene encoding flagellar type III secretion system pore protein FliP (The bacterial flagellar biogenesis protein FliP forms a type III secretion system (T3SS)-type pore required for flagellar assembly.) gives MRKLLVASALVIAATSVAGAQQLDLGGIGRADGTTVGYIIQMFGLLTVLSVAPGLLIMVTSFTRFVIALSILRAGIGLQSTPANLILISLSLFMTFYVMAPTFDQAWNTGVKPLMDNQISQTEAFDKISDPFRTFMVRNVRDKDFDLFADLARERGQTVSRETVDLRILVPAFMISEIRRGFEIGFLIVLPFLVIDLIVATITMAMGMMMLPPTVVSLPFKILFFVLIDGWNLLVGSLVRSFN, from the coding sequence ATGAGAAAGCTCCTCGTCGCCTCGGCGCTCGTCATCGCCGCCACATCTGTCGCCGGCGCCCAGCAACTGGATCTTGGCGGCATCGGCAGGGCCGACGGTACGACGGTCGGCTACATCATCCAGATGTTCGGTCTGCTCACCGTGCTTTCGGTGGCGCCGGGTCTGCTCATCATGGTGACGAGTTTCACCCGCTTCGTCATCGCCCTCTCCATCCTGCGCGCCGGCATCGGCCTGCAATCGACACCGGCCAACCTGATCCTCATCTCGCTGTCGCTGTTCATGACCTTCTACGTGATGGCGCCGACCTTCGACCAGGCGTGGAACACCGGCGTCAAACCACTGATGGACAACCAGATCAGCCAGACCGAGGCTTTCGACAAGATTTCGGACCCGTTTCGCACCTTCATGGTGCGCAATGTGCGCGACAAGGATTTCGACCTGTTCGCCGACCTCGCCCGCGAGCGGGGCCAGACCGTCTCGCGCGAGACTGTCGACCTGCGCATCCTGGTGCCCGCCTTCATGATCTCGGAGATCCGACGCGGCTTCGAAATCGGCTTCCTGATCGTGCTGCCTTTCCTCGTCATCGATCTGATCGTCGCTACCATCACCATGGCGATGGGTATGATGATGCTGCCGCCGACCGTCGTCTCGTTGCCGTTCAAGATCCTGTTCTTTGTCCTGATCGACGGCTGGAACCTTTTGGTCGGCAGTCTGGTGCGATCGTTCAACTGA